The following coding sequences are from one Pirellulales bacterium window:
- a CDS encoding IS5/IS1182 family transposase, protein RTHSWLNRARRLLIRWEKKAANYLGLLHFQFAIVALRAAKVLG, encoded by the coding sequence ACGCACGCACTCCTGGCTCAACCGCGCACGGCGCTTGTTGATCCGCTGGGAAAAGAAAGCCGCGAATTATCTGGGCCTGCTCCATTTTCAATTCGCTATCGTCGCCTTGAGAGCCGCCAAGGTTCTCGGATAG
- a CDS encoding Ldh family oxidoreductase has protein sequence MSTQSTPASRTVSISELRKFCIDAFTRAGMNATDAATGAEVLVTTDAWGVFTHGTKCLRGYVRRLLAGGLRSTGRPSVVAQGPAWAIVDGDSSLGMVTSVYAMQTAIEKARQCGIAYAGVRNSCHYGAAGYYAWLAAREGMIGLSMANDTPSVAAPGSRGAIVGSNPISYAVPAGRYRAILLDMSVATVAGGKVYAARTRGEPIPSTWLIGPDGRPTTDPSCYPETGALQPAAGHKGYGIALLIETLAGLLSGAEATWRIGSWMWDDGQGPTHHGAAFVAIDAAAMTAPGELVRRVEALVDEIHAAPRADGCDRLYVPGEMEWERFARAEREGISLPPDVVASLQEAASLVGIKFELPLRG, from the coding sequence GTGTCAACACAATCTACGCCAGCGTCTCGTACCGTCTCGATCAGTGAATTGCGGAAGTTCTGCATTGATGCTTTCACTCGCGCTGGCATGAACGCCACGGACGCGGCGACCGGTGCTGAGGTATTAGTCACGACCGACGCGTGGGGCGTTTTTACCCACGGCACAAAGTGTTTACGCGGCTACGTGCGGCGGTTGCTCGCCGGAGGATTGCGGAGCACCGGCCGCCCGAGCGTGGTCGCCCAGGGGCCGGCCTGGGCTATCGTCGACGGCGATTCCTCGCTGGGCATGGTGACCTCGGTGTATGCCATGCAGACGGCGATCGAGAAGGCGCGCCAGTGCGGCATTGCATACGCTGGCGTGCGAAACAGTTGTCATTACGGCGCCGCCGGGTATTACGCGTGGCTGGCCGCGCGCGAAGGGATGATCGGGCTGAGCATGGCCAACGACACGCCGTCCGTTGCGGCGCCCGGCTCGCGCGGCGCCATCGTTGGCAGCAATCCCATCTCGTATGCCGTCCCGGCCGGTCGTTACCGGGCAATCCTGCTCGACATGTCCGTGGCGACCGTGGCTGGCGGCAAGGTTTACGCCGCGCGAACTCGTGGAGAACCAATTCCCAGCACCTGGCTGATCGGCCCCGATGGCCGGCCGACCACCGATCCCAGTTGTTATCCGGAGACCGGCGCCCTGCAGCCTGCCGCGGGACACAAAGGATATGGTATTGCGCTGCTTATCGAGACCCTCGCCGGGTTGCTTAGCGGCGCCGAAGCGACCTGGCGTATCGGCAGTTGGATGTGGGACGATGGTCAAGGCCCAACCCATCACGGCGCCGCATTCGTGGCGATCGACGCCGCCGCGATGACGGCGCCCGGCGAGCTTGTGCGGCGCGTCGAAGCGCTCGTCGACGAGATTCACGCCGCCCCCCGCGCTGACGGCTGCGATCGGCTATACGTCCCGGGCGAGATGGAATGGGAACGATTCGCTCGCGCCGAACGTGAGGGAATCTCGCTGCCGCCGGACGTCGTGGCCAGTTTACAGGAAGCCGCGTCCCTCGTCGGCATTAAGTTCGAATTGCCGTTACGAGGGTAG
- a CDS encoding dockerin type I domain-containing protein has translation MNSSMRSARATRDLPTAIVIALLLVAASQNTARAQVTYLNQIAGGPPNSPGYIPTPLIVGNVGPDGEFLIDGGFAANDGIIKAFAADGTYLRTLTNTIGKPLFSAIGPDGTYYVTSQLAQTVGVYSPNGVLENRLPAPGVQILATGVSASSNGSLFVAARTQIQDYSTTFDGTSYPLLGSFGSAGTGPGQFGASGIGAITLDGAGTNLYATDLSGNRVEVFTASGTYESSIGDASGPGHLNQPLGVSVGGSGLVYVTDQGPGIKVFSTAGTYLNTIATTFNGQVLQPVSVSVAPTGMVYTAGTTATGTVAMRLFDPASWSSGTNNFTNASVGPTSVAVGTGQLLGASLTLDSTKGLIVGQTTTVNNSGALTLSGGTLVTGSLVVDGSTSNATFLMTGGTLTANSITVGGGGVADFVGQPLTTTLGGTVSVSDANSQFKVEQGATVSAAALTNSGVVVVGANADFVVLNNSFNLGTTTLNGGELDVQGLYGNGPSALIQGSGTLSTTTGLSNSGSIQFTGQSSVMGVVSNLGNGLIEVSGQQSHTFFGGVINDGTFTIDPGSGTTFQGAYSGAQGITGTGTATFAGGLSPGGPVEMTFGGNVVLQHTNVTTMSLAGGTPGAGYDKLDVAGQLSLDGTLRIVLQSFTPQVGESFHLFTWGSEAGTFSQFILPALPTGEAWNMSHLYSQGTISVTITGDVNGDGIVNGQDLALISSNWLHKGTGQTGDANNDSVINAQDLALVSSNWLSAGTPVTDSTVAVPEPSTVTLALLAAMTIGLSNRRRMRR, from the coding sequence ATGAATTCGAGTATGCGAAGTGCGCGCGCGACCAGAGATTTGCCCACCGCGATCGTCATTGCCCTTTTGCTGGTCGCCGCCTCGCAAAACACGGCCCGCGCCCAGGTCACCTATTTGAATCAAATCGCCGGGGGACCACCGAACAGCCCGGGCTACATTCCCACGCCGCTGATCGTGGGAAACGTGGGGCCGGACGGTGAATTCTTGATCGACGGTGGGTTCGCCGCCAATGATGGGATAATCAAGGCCTTTGCTGCGGACGGGACATACTTGCGGACACTCACCAACACGATTGGGAAGCCGCTGTTTTCTGCGATTGGTCCGGACGGCACCTATTACGTCACGTCGCAGTTGGCGCAAACCGTGGGAGTTTATAGTCCCAACGGCGTATTGGAGAATCGACTCCCCGCTCCGGGTGTTCAGATTCTCGCCACGGGAGTCTCGGCGAGTTCCAACGGATCTTTGTTCGTTGCAGCGAGAACCCAGATCCAGGACTACAGTACGACCTTTGACGGCACCTCGTATCCGCTGCTAGGCTCCTTTGGTTCGGCCGGCACGGGACCAGGACAATTCGGCGCGAGCGGCATCGGTGCGATCACACTCGATGGCGCGGGCACCAATCTTTATGCCACCGACCTCTCGGGAAATCGCGTCGAGGTGTTCACCGCGTCAGGCACCTATGAGTCCTCGATCGGCGATGCTTCCGGACCGGGCCATCTGAACCAACCGTTAGGAGTCAGCGTAGGTGGCTCTGGACTGGTTTATGTCACCGACCAGGGGCCGGGAATCAAGGTCTTCTCCACTGCGGGGACGTATCTGAATACCATTGCCACGACCTTTAATGGACAAGTGCTTCAACCGGTGTCGGTCTCGGTCGCTCCGACGGGCATGGTCTATACGGCGGGCACAACTGCGACCGGGACCGTGGCCATGCGCCTTTTCGACCCTGCCTCTTGGTCGTCGGGCACGAATAATTTCACAAACGCTAGCGTCGGGCCGACCAGCGTTGCTGTTGGCACTGGACAACTGTTGGGCGCGAGCTTGACGCTCGACAGTACCAAGGGGTTGATCGTTGGCCAGACCACGACGGTGAATAACTCTGGCGCGCTTACGCTCTCCGGCGGAACGCTGGTGACCGGCAGCCTCGTTGTCGACGGTAGCACAAGCAATGCCACTTTCCTCATGACAGGTGGCACTCTGACGGCGAATTCGATCACGGTCGGCGGTGGTGGCGTTGCCGATTTCGTGGGGCAACCTTTGACGACCACTCTGGGTGGCACCGTCTCGGTCTCGGATGCAAACTCGCAGTTCAAGGTCGAGCAAGGGGCCACGGTTTCGGCGGCGGCCCTGACCAATAGCGGCGTGGTCGTTGTCGGAGCCAACGCCGACTTTGTCGTCCTGAACAACTCGTTTAATCTCGGCACCACCACCCTCAACGGTGGCGAACTGGACGTACAAGGACTGTACGGCAATGGTCCGAGTGCATTGATTCAAGGATCGGGAACACTTAGCACCACGACTGGTCTGTCGAATAGCGGTAGCATTCAATTCACCGGACAGTCAAGCGTGATGGGGGTTGTCAGCAATCTCGGCAATGGTTTGATCGAAGTCTCGGGGCAGCAAAGCCATACGTTCTTCGGCGGCGTCATCAACGACGGCACCTTTACGATTGATCCAGGCTCCGGCACTACGTTTCAAGGCGCGTACTCCGGAGCCCAGGGCATAACGGGCACCGGCACGGCCACGTTCGCCGGAGGATTATCACCGGGCGGTCCGGTAGAGATGACTTTCGGCGGCAATGTCGTTTTGCAACACACGAACGTTACGACTATGAGCCTGGCGGGCGGTACACCCGGCGCCGGCTATGACAAACTTGACGTCGCAGGTCAACTGAGCCTGGACGGCACTCTGCGCATCGTTTTGCAAAGTTTTACGCCGCAGGTGGGAGAGAGCTTTCACCTTTTCACTTGGGGAAGCGAGGCGGGGACATTCTCGCAATTCATCCTGCCAGCGCTTCCTACCGGCGAAGCGTGGAATATGTCGCACTTGTATAGTCAGGGTACGATCAGCGTGACGATAACAGGAGACGTCAATGGCGATGGCATCGTCAACGGTCAGGACCTGGCATTGATCTCGAGCAATTGGCTGCACAAAGGCACGGGCCAGACGGGGGACGCCAACAACGACTCGGTCATCAATGCCCAAGACCTGGCGCTAGTGTCGTCGAACTGGCTAAGCGCTGGCACCCCCGTGACCGACAGTACGGTCGCCGTGCCTGAACCATCGACCGTGACGCTGGCCCTTCTCGCGGCGATGACGATCGGCCTCAGCAATCGCCGGCGTATGCGTCGCTAG
- a CDS encoding Sir2 family NAD-dependent protein deacetylase produces MSDELEHNGLFRRMARTLRDARRLVVFTGAGVSAESGIGTFRDEDGLWSRFPPEVFANWEGLLSVAIEEPSRAAEFFLALLEPMVQAQPNAAHRAIAALEGHLDVTVITQNIDGLHELAGSSRVHTIHGTLYETMYLDGRPRGPSSRAEIANVVQALRPLCAPSATFDQLQEAVAPLMGMDADGPYRPKIVMFGDLLSEPDWSRAQQAASECDFLLAVGTSGIVYPAATLPHLARRNGATVAAIDPQPVEGYIWLEGNAATLLPSLVAEAFK; encoded by the coding sequence ATGAGCGACGAATTAGAGCACAACGGTTTGTTCCGGCGAATGGCCCGCACGTTGCGCGATGCGCGGCGTCTGGTCGTATTTACAGGCGCCGGCGTGTCGGCCGAAAGCGGTATCGGTACGTTTCGCGACGAGGATGGTCTTTGGTCGCGGTTCCCGCCCGAGGTCTTTGCGAACTGGGAAGGGCTGCTGAGCGTGGCCATCGAAGAGCCAAGTCGTGCGGCCGAGTTTTTCTTGGCACTCTTGGAACCGATGGTGCAAGCCCAGCCTAATGCCGCGCATCGGGCGATCGCCGCGCTGGAAGGTCACTTGGATGTGACCGTCATCACACAGAATATCGACGGACTTCACGAATTGGCCGGCAGCAGTCGCGTCCATACGATTCACGGCACGTTGTACGAGACGATGTATTTGGACGGTCGCCCACGCGGCCCATCATCACGGGCCGAGATTGCCAATGTCGTACAAGCGTTGCGTCCGCTGTGTGCCCCATCGGCAACCTTTGACCAACTACAAGAAGCTGTCGCACCACTGATGGGCATGGACGCCGATGGTCCCTACCGCCCCAAGATCGTGATGTTCGGCGATCTGCTGTCCGAACCAGATTGGTCGCGGGCCCAACAGGCCGCCAGCGAATGCGACTTTCTACTCGCGGTCGGCACGTCAGGCATCGTCTACCCGGCGGCCACATTGCCACACCTCGCGCGCCGCAACGGTGCAACCGTGGCCGCGATCGATCCGCAACCGGTCGAAGGCTACATCTGGCTCGAAGGAAATGCCGCCACGCTATTACCATCGCTGGTGGCCGAAGCGTTTAAATAG